From Asterias rubens chromosome 3, eAstRub1.3, whole genome shotgun sequence, the proteins below share one genomic window:
- the LOC117288624 gene encoding cyclin-dependent kinase 4-like, with protein sequence MEIHSDSGNYSVVAEIGTGAYGTVYKARDTENGKVVALKKVRLHTGEDGMPMSTLREIGLLKHLGKLEPKNIVKLIDVCYGGLTGSHELNLTLVFEYIDQDLSTYLERCPPPGLDPAKIKDLAHQLITGVDFLHSHRIIHRDLKPQNILVTCDGQLKLADFGLARVYGFQMALTSVVVTLWYRAPEVLLQSTYATPVDLWSVGCIFAELFRRKPLFCGTSDVDQLYKIFDLIGLPHEDDWPDVSLPWSSFHPSPPRPLNNYIDGICPEGLDLLQKLLFFGPDDRLTATESLTHSYFQDELGQDSPDSVAEATGSSQSSVESGSQG encoded by the exons atggAAATACACTCTGATAGTGGGAACTATTCTGTGGTAGCCGAGATAGGAACTGGTGCCTATGGTACTGTGTACAAGGCGAGGGACACAGAGAATGGAAAAGTTGTTGCCCTTAAGAAGGTCCGTCTACATACAGGAGAAGACGGTATGCCGATGTCAACACTTAGAGAGATTGGTCTCTTAAAACATCTCGGAAAGTTGGAGCCCAAAAATATTGTCAA GTTAATAGATGTTTGCTACGGAGGGTTGACAGGAAGTCATGAGTTGAATTTAACGCTAGTATTTGAGTACATTGATCAAGATCTATCGACGTACCTGGAGAGATGTCCTCCACCTGGTCTGGATCCAGCTAAGATAAAG GATCTGGCGCACCAGTTGATAACTGGTGTTGATTTCCTCCATTCGCATCGGATCATTCACAGAGATCTCAAGCCACAGAATATTCTTGTGACTTGCGACGGTCAACTCAAACTGGCAGACTTTGGCCTGGCGAGGGTGTACGGCTTCCAGATGGCACTCACGTCTGTG GTTGTTACTCTATGGTATCGAGCCCCAGAGGTTTTGTTGCAGTCCACCTATGCCACTCCGGTTGACCTGTGGAGTGTTGGCTGTATATTTGCCGAGTTGTTTAGAAGAAA ACCATTGTTTTGTGGGACGTCAGATGTAGACCAACTCTATAAGATATTTGA TCTGATCGGTCTGCCACATGAAGATGATTGGCCGGATGTGTCACTACCTTGGAGCTCATTCCATCCATCACCGCCACGCCCTCTGAACAACTACATTGATGGTATATGCCCAGAGGGGCTTGATCTACTACAG AAACTGCTTTTCTTCGGTCCGGACGATCGCCTGACCGCTACGGAATCTCTCACTCACAGCTACTTCCAGGATGAGTTGGGTCAAGACAGTCCTGATTCTGTTGCCGAGGCAACCGGTAGTTCCCAGTCGTCGGTGGAATCTGGCAGTCAGGGGTGA